One window of Leptospira yasudae genomic DNA carries:
- a CDS encoding ATP-binding protein: MKKNDIPSTNHETNGSNEDSRPGSLKKNLIGKKRKLGIRARISIILTALLTVGALLVTTINSIVAYQRLKQEAESGARLASEKYTREISQFLNVGLGAVRSFKAVLEKTRPNRPMFVDALGQFLHIQPDYFGVWAVFEPNAYDRSDNAYKNAKGHDSSGRFVPYINRALDENKLVYENCVNYEDPGPKGLYYSVPRQTQKEFLTEPTSYLVSGKSILMVSIVAPVFRDSKFAGVVGMDVTIERMQTRIGSIRPFRNQGYLAFLSPDGSFVANGKNPETVGKLIEDESERKRITNGIASGQPFIEAKEGFTHYYYPVLLGDSPRPWAVRVSIPDSLYSGDLIYIWAISLISTFAILGLILITLRFSFDRYVLKGLSKAIAYSEQIAKGNLSARAHYPREDEIGELLSAMDKMREDLSMYLEERIVTQAALRESEEIRKRNELIEAQKKHLEEALENLRKAQNQLLHSVRMATLGQLSAGISHELNNPLGAIKASNQTLLASVPKMRSMLPEVHSILSLASPEERQLYIEFIDTCRKGDSGIAGLEVRKRRKDISDTLKNWNIPNHEALADTIADMGIESIPETYKPFFQMSNRETLLEYIYLEEIYFRNSDTIRVSVDRASKILFELRNYSEAGNESSTRNVHLEETLETVFTVYQHYIRRGVNLVRSIEEVPPVHCVREEIVQIWTHLIFNALQAMQFKGNLTVRLYQQNGEAVVEIEDDGPGIPEEIGEKIFEPFFTTKDVGEGSGLGLDLVRKLLLKNEGRIEWFSQPGQTVFRVFLPLDLNPPEDSA; this comes from the coding sequence ATGAAAAAGAACGACATTCCTTCCACGAACCACGAAACGAACGGAAGCAACGAAGATTCCCGTCCAGGTTCCTTAAAAAAGAACCTGATCGGTAAAAAACGAAAACTCGGCATTCGCGCCCGTATCTCCATCATCCTCACCGCGTTATTGACCGTGGGCGCGCTTTTAGTGACGACGATCAATTCCATTGTCGCTTATCAAAGACTCAAACAGGAAGCCGAATCGGGAGCGAGACTCGCTTCCGAAAAATACACGAGAGAAATATCACAATTCTTGAATGTAGGACTCGGGGCCGTACGGAGTTTCAAGGCCGTTCTGGAAAAAACGAGGCCGAACCGCCCGATGTTCGTCGACGCCTTGGGACAATTTCTGCACATTCAACCCGACTACTTCGGAGTCTGGGCCGTGTTCGAACCGAACGCGTACGACCGATCTGATAACGCGTATAAAAACGCGAAAGGACACGACTCGTCCGGAAGATTCGTTCCTTATATCAACCGAGCCCTCGACGAAAACAAACTCGTATATGAGAATTGCGTAAACTACGAAGATCCCGGACCGAAAGGACTTTATTATTCCGTACCAAGACAGACACAAAAAGAATTTCTCACCGAACCCACGAGTTATCTCGTATCCGGAAAATCGATCCTCATGGTTTCCATCGTAGCCCCCGTATTCCGTGATTCGAAATTCGCGGGCGTGGTCGGAATGGACGTAACGATCGAAAGAATGCAGACGAGAATCGGATCGATCCGTCCTTTCCGCAACCAAGGGTATCTCGCTTTTTTATCACCGGACGGCTCTTTTGTCGCAAACGGAAAAAACCCGGAGACGGTGGGCAAGTTGATCGAGGATGAAAGCGAACGAAAAAGAATCACGAACGGAATCGCTTCCGGACAACCTTTTATAGAAGCCAAAGAAGGTTTCACGCACTATTATTATCCGGTTCTTTTGGGAGATTCCCCTCGCCCTTGGGCCGTAAGAGTATCCATTCCGGATTCATTATATTCAGGAGATCTAATTTATATTTGGGCAATCTCCCTGATTTCCACGTTTGCGATACTCGGATTGATTCTGATCACTCTTCGATTCTCCTTCGATCGATACGTTCTCAAAGGACTATCCAAAGCCATCGCATATTCCGAACAAATCGCAAAGGGAAATCTTTCCGCGAGAGCGCATTATCCGAGAGAGGACGAAATCGGCGAATTGTTGTCCGCGATGGATAAAATGCGGGAGGATCTTTCCATGTATCTCGAGGAAAGAATCGTAACGCAGGCCGCGTTGAGAGAAAGCGAGGAAATCCGCAAAAGAAACGAATTGATCGAAGCGCAGAAAAAACATCTGGAAGAAGCTCTTGAAAATTTACGTAAGGCGCAGAATCAATTGCTTCATTCCGTGCGAATGGCGACTCTCGGCCAACTCTCCGCGGGGATCAGTCACGAACTCAACAATCCTCTCGGCGCGATCAAGGCTTCCAATCAGACGCTTCTCGCGTCCGTTCCGAAAATGCGTTCGATGTTGCCCGAAGTTCATTCGATCTTATCGCTCGCTTCTCCGGAAGAAAGACAACTCTATATCGAATTTATCGACACTTGCAGAAAGGGCGATTCCGGAATCGCCGGTCTGGAAGTGAGAAAAAGAAGAAAGGATATCAGCGACACTCTCAAAAATTGGAATATTCCCAATCACGAAGCGTTAGCCGATACGATCGCCGACATGGGAATCGAAAGCATTCCCGAAACGTATAAACCTTTTTTTCAAATGTCCAATCGCGAAACGCTTTTGGAATACATTTATCTGGAGGAAATCTATTTCAGAAATTCGGATACGATCCGAGTTTCGGTGGATCGAGCTTCCAAGATTTTATTCGAGCTGAGAAATTATTCCGAAGCGGGCAACGAAAGTTCTACGAGAAACGTTCACCTCGAAGAAACTCTAGAAACCGTGTTTACCGTTTATCAACATTACATTCGCCGCGGAGTGAATCTGGTCCGATCCATCGAAGAAGTTCCTCCGGTTCACTGCGTTCGGGAAGAAATCGTTCAGATCTGGACGCATTTGATCTTTAACGCGTTGCAGGCGATGCAGTTCAAAGGAAACCTCACGGTCCGTTTGTATCAGCAAAACGGAGAGGCGGTCGTGGAAATCGAAGACGACGGCCCCGGAATTCCGGAAGAGATCGGCGAGAAAATTTTCGAACCGTTCTTCACCACCAAGGACGTGGGAGAAGGAAGCGGCTTAGGTTTGGATCTTGTCCGTAAACTTCTACTCAAAAACGAAGGAAGAATCGAATGGTTCAGCCAACCCGGACAAACGGTCTTCCGCGTTTTTTTACCGCTGGATTTGAACCCGCCGGAAGATTCCGCGTGA
- a CDS encoding cysteine-rich CWC family protein, which translates to MSEVEFSKTGIVQKPCQRCGKVFGCGAAANFCECFSVKLSPEVRARLKKEYEDCLCIACLEELNRTT; encoded by the coding sequence ATGTCCGAAGTTGAATTCTCAAAAACCGGAATCGTTCAAAAACCTTGTCAGCGCTGCGGCAAGGTTTTTGGATGCGGCGCCGCAGCGAACTTCTGCGAGTGTTTTTCCGTGAAACTTTCACCGGAAGTCCGGGCGCGGCTCAAGAAAGAATACGAAGATTGTCTTTGCATCGCCTGTCTCGAAGAACTCAATCGAACGACTTGA
- a CDS encoding GNAT family N-acetyltransferase, whose translation MKIREASLQDLPELAKLFDEYRQFYQKESDLAGATKFIEERIRNQESKIYVYTEDDRYCGFTQLYPIFTSLSMKRAWILNDLFVRPEYRKKGGARALIEQSAVLARGTDAKYLQLSTAFDNHKAQKLYESIGFVKDETFFHYSWDV comes from the coding sequence ATGAAAATCAGAGAAGCTTCCCTACAGGATCTGCCCGAACTCGCGAAATTGTTCGACGAATACCGTCAGTTCTATCAGAAGGAATCGGATCTCGCCGGAGCGACAAAGTTCATCGAAGAAAGAATCCGCAACCAAGAATCCAAAATCTACGTTTATACGGAGGACGATCGATACTGCGGATTTACCCAGTTGTATCCGATCTTTACTTCCTTGTCCATGAAACGCGCTTGGATTTTAAACGATCTTTTCGTTCGGCCCGAATATAGAAAGAAGGGCGGAGCAAGAGCGCTCATCGAACAAAGCGCGGTTCTCGCGAGAGGAACGGACGCGAAATATCTTCAGCTTTCCACCGCGTTCGACAATCACAAGGCGCAAAAATTATACGAGTCGATCGGATTCGTGAAAGACGAAACCTTCTTTCATTATTCCTGGGACGTTTGA
- a CDS encoding alanine racemase, producing the protein MKLIRKKTILVGIPILLFLLIFAIKPGDNGKPYSPYFKNLNEELKTNGPGKPIVLLDLDRLDENLKVLKEKLKSPLQYRVVVKSLPSLDLLRYIVRATGSDRLMVFHSGDVAMLLSDGEFRKFNILLGKPMPINAVAYVYTKTDAKFFQNVLWLVDTEERLKEYLAFAQKENLRLSVCLEIDIGLHRGGFRKKEELDSSFTLLRQNKQHLRFSGFMGYEPHVASVPVIFGDKIRAIEDSLKKSLQVYSEFINYSKEKFPEQFQGELVFNGGGSKTYRFYQEFGNGIVNDVSVGSALVKPTDFDTVSLEEHSPAVFIAAPILKRLEGTNIPFLESISFLFSLWDPNQQLTYFTYGGAFSAKKESPSGLQDNSLYGASTNQGILNGSLKTSLFPNDFVFYRPTQSEKVMAELGEIHLIRKGKLSGKWKTFVN; encoded by the coding sequence ATGAAGCTCATCCGCAAGAAGACGATCTTGGTCGGAATTCCGATCCTGCTTTTCCTTCTGATCTTCGCGATCAAACCCGGCGATAACGGAAAACCGTATTCTCCCTATTTTAAAAACCTCAACGAAGAATTGAAAACGAACGGTCCCGGCAAACCGATCGTTCTTTTGGATCTGGATCGTCTGGATGAGAATCTCAAGGTTCTTAAGGAAAAACTAAAGTCCCCATTGCAATATCGCGTCGTCGTAAAGTCGCTTCCTTCCTTGGATCTTTTGCGATATATCGTGCGCGCCACGGGTAGCGATCGTTTGATGGTGTTTCATTCGGGAGACGTCGCGATGCTTTTGTCGGACGGAGAATTCAGAAAATTTAATATTCTTTTGGGAAAACCCATGCCGATCAACGCAGTAGCGTACGTTTATACCAAAACGGACGCAAAATTCTTTCAAAACGTTCTGTGGCTCGTCGATACCGAAGAAAGGCTCAAAGAGTATCTTGCCTTCGCTCAAAAGGAAAATCTCAGGTTGTCCGTATGCTTGGAGATCGACATCGGGTTGCACAGAGGCGGTTTTCGAAAAAAAGAAGAACTGGATTCTTCCTTTACGCTCCTTCGTCAAAACAAACAACATCTGCGCTTTTCCGGATTTATGGGATACGAACCGCATGTCGCTTCGGTTCCGGTGATCTTCGGGGATAAAATCCGTGCGATCGAGGATTCTTTGAAAAAGTCCCTGCAAGTATATTCGGAATTTATAAACTATTCGAAAGAAAAGTTTCCGGAACAATTTCAGGGAGAACTCGTATTCAACGGAGGCGGAAGTAAGACGTATCGTTTTTATCAGGAATTCGGAAACGGAATCGTCAACGACGTATCGGTCGGTTCGGCGCTCGTCAAACCTACGGACTTCGATACGGTGAGTTTGGAAGAACATTCTCCCGCCGTCTTTATAGCGGCTCCGATCTTGAAACGTTTGGAGGGAACCAACATTCCGTTTTTGGAATCGATTTCGTTTTTGTTTTCGCTCTGGGATCCGAATCAACAACTGACGTATTTTACGTACGGAGGCGCGTTTTCCGCAAAGAAAGAATCTCCGTCCGGTCTTCAGGACAATTCGCTTTATGGAGCGAGCACGAATCAGGGAATTCTCAACGGTTCTCTGAAAACTTCCCTGTTCCCGAACGATTTCGTATTTTACAGACCGACTCAAAGCGAGAAGGTAATGGCCGAACTGGGAGAGATTCATTTGATACGCAAGGGTAAACTTTCCGGTAAATGGAAAACTTTCGTAAATTAA